The following nucleotide sequence is from Chloroflexota bacterium.
CTCGTTCATGACCTCGCAGCCGTCCGCGGCGCGCCGCAGCCTGATGCTGGTGCTCTTCCCGTCGCCGATCGAGCGCGGTTGGACCGCGCGCCTGCGGCGAAAGGTCGGGGAGATGCTGATTCGGCAGCTGCTCCTGCCGGAGTGGCTGGACGGCTTCTACGACGTGCATCCGCTGGGCCGCGGTTGGTTCAGGTACACCACGGATCGTGCGGTGGTGCGCCTCCCCTGGCCGCCGGGCCGCACGGCGGCGAACGTCGAAGTCATCGCCGGCAACTTTCGCCGCGACGAGCCGCTGCCGGTCCGGTGCCTGGTCGACGGCCACGTGCTCGCCGAGCGCACGTTCGAGCCGCGCCCGGGCGAGTTCGAGCGCTGGCCGCTGCGCATCGATAGATCACGTGGGGCGAAGGACCCACTCGAGCTCACGCTCGAATCGCCGGTGTTCAACCCCGCCGATACCCTGGACGAGGCGGACAACCGCGAGGTGGGCCTGGCGGTCACCGACGTGCGCGTGCGGAGCCCGCGCCGGCTGCTCTACGAGCTGCTGTTCCGCCGCCTCCTGCCGGAAGCGGGCATCCGGCTGGAGGGACTGTCGACCTATGGGTCGCTCGACTTCCTGGACGCTTACGATCTCATCGCGCCCATTTCCGAGTTCAGCCGCCGTTGGATGCGCCACTACTGGGACCGCGACGGTCCATTGCTCTTCCCACCGGTTGACACGTCGTGGGCGACGCCCAGGCGCCGTCGTCACTCTATTCTGGGGGTGGGCCGGTTCTTTCGCGGCACGCACGAGAAGAAGCACCGGGTGATGATCGACCA
It contains:
- a CDS encoding glycosyltransferase, which gives rise to MKAAVYNRWLHQRGGGERHAAMAAAVLAQRFDDTRLVTHRGIAREDLESSLNLDLSNVQIEVIPALPPNRFAEYTSQFDLFVNASFMTSQPSAARRSLMLVLFPSPIERGWTARLRRKVGEMLIRQLLLPEWLDGFYDVHPLGRGWFRYTTDRAVVRLPWPPGRTAANVEVIAGNFRRDEPLPVRCLVDGHVLAERTFEPRPGEFERWPLRIDRSRGAKDPLELTLESPVFNPADTLDEADNREVGLAVTDVRVRSPRRLLYELLFRRLLPEAGIRLEGLSTYGSLDFLDAYDLIAPISEFSRRWMRHYWDRDGPLLFPPVDTSWATPRRRRHSILGVGRFFRGTHEKKHRVMIDQFIRMRREGLDGWTLHLAGQQSERDIDLDYTRDLKRRAAGHPIEFHVDAPFADLQRLYGEAQVYWHAAGHGERESRHPVRFEHFGITVVEAMASGAVPVVLDRGGLPEIISHGLDGFRWSTTRELRDHTWRLVHDAELRRRMSEAAQAASQRFNVAAFAQRLHALVDELGFPAA